In Acidobacteriota bacterium, the genomic stretch AGCTCGGCGAAGGAGTCGGCGTAGCCGTCTTGCAATAGGTAGCAGGGCTTCTGCCAGCCAAAGATGTTGAACGTGGGCATGCCCCACGCGGAGCAGGCGTAGTTGCGCTTGCCCATGAGGAATTCGAGGAAGAGGGGCGACTGGTTGAAGCGCCACGTCTTCTTGCGGTTCGACAAGATCGCGCGGAAGAGGCGGCGGGTACGGGCGCGGCCGAGGAAATGCTTCTGGTCGGGCGCCTTATCGTAGGAGTATCCGGGCGAGAGCATCATGCTCTCCACGCCGACCTCCATCATCTCGTCGAAGAATCCGCGGACGCTGTTCGGGTCAGCGCCATCGAACAAGGTGGTGTTGGTGGTGACGCGGAAGCCGCGGCGCAGCGCTTCTTTGACCGCATCCACGGCGATATCGAATCCACCCTCGCGGCAGACGGAGAAATCGTGGTGCTCGCGCTCGCCGTCCACGTGGACGGAGAACGTCAGATACTTGCTGGGCTTGAACTGGTCAAGTTTTTCCTTGAGCAGCAGCGCGTTGGTGCACAGGTAGATGTATTTCTTGCGCGCGACCAGGCCTTCCACGATCTCGGCGATCTGGGGATGCATGAGCGGTTCGCCACCGGGGATGGAGACGATGGGCGCGCCACACTCGTCGACCGCCTGGAAGCACTGCTCCGGCGTGAGGTCCTTCTTCAGGATGTGCGCGGGATACTGGATCTTGCCGCAGCCGGCGCAGGCCAGGTTGCAGCGGAAGAGCGGCTCGAGCATGAGGACGAGCGGGTAGCGCTTGCGTCCGGCAAGCTTCTGCCGCAGCACGTAGGAGGCGACCGTCGCCATCTGGGATACAGGGACTGCCAACTTACTTGCCTCCTAGTTTGAGCGGCGTGACGTTCGATGAGAACCGGGCCTCGCCCGTGTCGCTGACGTTCGAAAACACCTTGGCAAACGTGGTGAGCGCGAGCAGCGGGAAATACGTCCTGTACATATGGTACATGAGGTAAAACACGCGCGGAAAGCCGGTGCCGGTGTAGTAAGGCTCGTCCCAGTTGCCGTCCGCGCGCTGGGTGCGGAGCAGGAAGGCGATGCCGCGGCTGACTGAATCGGAGCGCGTGTCGCCGGCGGCGAGCAGTCCGAGGACGGCCCACGCCGTCTGCGAGGGCGTGCTCGGGCCAACGCCGCGCGCGTGCGGATCGTCATAGCTGCCGCAGCTCTCGCCCCAGCCGCCATCGGAGTTCTGGAAGCTGCGCAGCCACTCTGCCGCGTGCTGGATGTGCGGCTCGTGGACGTCTTCGCCCATCGCCTCGAAGCCGCGCAGCACTTGCATGGTGCCGTAGATGTAATTCACGCCCCAGCGGCCGAACCACGCGCCGTCTGATTCCTGGTTGCGGCGCAGGAAGTCCATGGCCTTGCGCACGTGCTGGTCGGCGCGGGTGTAGCCGTAAGCCGCCAGCATCTCGAGCACGCGGCCGGTGATGTCCACGGTCGGCGGATCGAGCATGGCGTTGTGGTCGGCGAAGGGGACGTACTGGAAGACCATGCGATCGTTATCTTTATCGAACGACGCCCAGCCGCCGTCTTTGCACTGCATGGAGAGCACCCAAGCGATGGCGCGCTGCACGCTCTCGTGCTGGTAACGCTCGTTGGGATGCTGCACATGGGTGAGCCCGAGCGCGACCATGGCGGTATCGTCCACGTCGGGATAGAACTCGTTGTTGAACTCGAAATACCAGCCGCCGGGCTGCGCTTTCGGATTCTTCACCGCCCAATCACCCTGGTGCGTGACCTGCTTCTGCAGGAGCCATGCGCCGGCCTTGGCCATGCGCGTATCGCCGCGCGGCACGCCCGATTCCCCGAGCGCGAAGAGCGCGAGGGCGGTATCCCACACCGGCGACTTGCAGGGCTGCATGCGGAAGGTGTCACCTGCCTCGATGCCGAGGGCTTCAAACTCGTCGATGGCGCGGATCATCTGCGGATCGTCGAGCGAATACCCCAGGCAGCGCAGCGCGATGATGGAGTTCATCAGGCCGGGATAGATGGCGCCGAGGCCGTCTGATTTCTCGAGGCGCGCCATCATCCACTTCTGCGCGCTCTTGATGGCGATGGAGCGCAGCGGACGCACGTGCACGCGCTCGAACCAGTGCGTCATGCGGTCGAGCACGAGGAAGAAATTACGCCACGAGACGATCTGCTCCGACCAGTGCAGGTGCAGCGTGGTGCCCTGGCGGCCTTGCGGGAAGAGCTCGTCGATACCCATCTCCTGCGGGATCTTTTTGAACGGCTTTTTCGCGTAGGCGATGGAGAGTGGCACCAGGATGGCGCGCGACCACGAGCTGATCTCGTAGATGTTGAACCAGAACCAGTTGGGGAAAAGCACGATCTCCGGCGGGATGGCCGGAACGGCGTCGTAGTCGTATTGCCCGAAGAAGCAGAGATAGATCTTGGTGAAGGTGTTGACCTCGGTGACACCGCCCAGCGCCATGATCTTCTCGCGCGCGCGCGCGAGGGCGGGATGCTCGGCGGTGTAGCCGGCGAGCTTCAGGCTGAAGTACGCCTTGACCGTGGCGCTGGCGTTCGACGGCCCGGCGGCGTAGATGCTCCAACCGCCATCCGCATTCTGGTGCGCGAGGATGTAGTTTGCGGCCTTGCGGATGCGGTCTTCTATTTTGGGGTCAATGTCGGTGCCGAGCAGGCGGTGCAGCAGGATGTAATCGGACTCGAGCGTGGTGTCGGCTTCGAGTTCGCCACACCAGTAACCCTTCTCGTCCTGCATGGAGAAAAGGCAGTTGCGCGCGGCCTCGACCGCGGCGGCGACGCGGGTGGAAACGTCATCCAGCTTGCCGAAGGTGAGTTGCGGCTCGCGGCTCTCAGGACCCTTGGGGGACGGCATCGCGCGCTACTCCGCGGCGACCGCCGGGGCGGGCGCGATGGCTTCGACGATCTCCGGCGGAAGTCCGAAGCGGACATTCTCTGGCATGACCTCGACCTCTTCCACGGTGCCGTAGCCGGCCTGCTTGAGGAATGCGACCACTTCCTCCACCAGGCACTCGGGAGCGGAGGCGCCCGCGGTGAGCGCGACCGAGCCCACGCCCTCCAGCCACTCCGGCCTGATGGCGCGGTAGTTCTCGATG encodes the following:
- the hpnH gene encoding adenosyl-hopene transferase HpnH yields the protein MAVPVSQMATVASYVLRQKLAGRKRYPLVLMLEPLFRCNLACAGCGKIQYPAHILKKDLTPEQCFQAVDECGAPIVSIPGGEPLMHPQIAEIVEGLVARKKYIYLCTNALLLKEKLDQFKPSKYLTFSVHVDGEREHHDFSVCREGGFDIAVDAVKEALRRGFRVTTNTTLFDGADPNSVRGFFDEMMEVGVESMMLSPGYSYDKAPDQKHFLGRARTRRLFRAILSNRKKTWRFNQSPLFLEFLMGKRNYACSAWGMPTFNIFGWQKPCYLLQDGYADSFAELMNDTKWDEYGTESGNPKCANCMVHCGYETSAVNDTFGSLRGFAATVKAVFSTEYKDDAALTMLHEHVRPVHAYNPLVQIEADSSAAQETTA
- the shc gene encoding squalene--hopene cyclase; amino-acid sequence: MPSPKGPESREPQLTFGKLDDVSTRVAAAVEAARNCLFSMQDEKGYWCGELEADTTLESDYILLHRLLGTDIDPKIEDRIRKAANYILAHQNADGGWSIYAAGPSNASATVKAYFSLKLAGYTAEHPALARAREKIMALGGVTEVNTFTKIYLCFFGQYDYDAVPAIPPEIVLFPNWFWFNIYEISSWSRAILVPLSIAYAKKPFKKIPQEMGIDELFPQGRQGTTLHLHWSEQIVSWRNFFLVLDRMTHWFERVHVRPLRSIAIKSAQKWMMARLEKSDGLGAIYPGLMNSIIALRCLGYSLDDPQMIRAIDEFEALGIEAGDTFRMQPCKSPVWDTALALFALGESGVPRGDTRMAKAGAWLLQKQVTHQGDWAVKNPKAQPGGWYFEFNNEFYPDVDDTAMVALGLTHVQHPNERYQHESVQRAIAWVLSMQCKDGGWASFDKDNDRMVFQYVPFADHNAMLDPPTVDITGRVLEMLAAYGYTRADQHVRKAMDFLRRNQESDGAWFGRWGVNYIYGTMQVLRGFEAMGEDVHEPHIQHAAEWLRSFQNSDGGWGESCGSYDDPHARGVGPSTPSQTAWAVLGLLAAGDTRSDSVSRGIAFLLRTQRADGNWDEPYYTGTGFPRVFYLMYHMYRTYFPLLALTTFAKVFSNVSDTGEARFSSNVTPLKLGGK